From one Populus alba chromosome 17, ASM523922v2, whole genome shotgun sequence genomic stretch:
- the LOC118048489 gene encoding ABC transporter G family member 11 yields MAKNPSTNNATMEIEAGMPSEVVDGIMVGLSPLSETLWRDRTKTEFVGDVSARLTWKDLTVMVTLGNGETQRVLEGLTGYAEPGTLTALMGPSGSGKSTLLDALSSRLAANAFLSGTVLLNGRKTKLSFGTAAYVTQDDNLLGTLTVRETISYSARLRLPDKMPWSEKRALVESTIIEMGLQDCADTVIGNWHLRGVSGGEKRRVSIALEILMRPRLLFLDEPTSGLDSASAFFVTQTLRGLSRDGRTVIASIHQPSSEVFELFDRLYLLSGGKTVYFGQVSEAYEFFAQAGFPCPALRNPSDHFLRCINSDFDKVKATLKGSMKLRFEASDDPLEKITTAEAIRTLVDHYRTSQYCYAAREKVEEISKVRGNVLEAGGSQASFLMQAFTLTKRSFINMSRDFGYYWLRLVIYIVVTVCIGTIYLNVGTGYNSILARGSCASFVFGFVTFMSIGGFPSFVEEMKVFQRERLNGHYGVVAFVISNTISAMPFLIMITFISGTVCYFMVRLHPGFEHYVFFVLCLYASVTVVESLMMTIASIVPNFLMGIIIGAGIQGIFMLVSGYFRLPNDIPKPVWRYPMSYISFHFWALQGQYQNDLKGLLFDNQSPDLPKIPGEYILENIFQIDVHRSKWVDLSVIFSMIVIYRIIFFFMIKISEDITPWIRGYNAKRRMQQKNGTQNTTVAPDGLIHSPSLRNYVADRPTPM; encoded by the exons ATGGCGAAGAACCCATCAACGAATAATGCAACAATGGAGATAGAAGCAGGCATGCCATCAGAGGTTGTAGATGGAATAATGGTAGGTTTGAGTCCTCTAAGCGAGACCCTTTGGAGGGACAGAACTAAAACAGAATTCGTAGGAGATGTGTCGGCAAGGCTTACATGGAAGGATCTGACTGTGATGGTTACCCTCGGCAATGGAGAAACACAGAGGGTTTTGGAGGGACTTACTGGCTATGCTGAGCCTGGAACTCTCACTGCACTTATGGGTCCTTCTGGCTCTGGCAAATCCACTCTCCTTGATGCTCTCTCCAGTCGCCTTGCTGCCAATGCCTTCCTCTCTGGAACGGTTCTCCTCAATGGCCGCAAAACCAAGCTCTCTTTCGGGACCGCT GCCTATGTAACACAAGATGACAACTTGCTTGGTACTCTGACGGTGAGGGAAACAATCTCCTATTCAGCTCGGCTACGTCTTCCTGATAAGATGCCCTGGTCAGAGAAGCGTGCCTTGGTTGAGAGTACCATAATAGAGATGGGTCTCCAAGACTGTGCTGATACTGTTATTGGGAATTGGCATTTGCGTGGGGTCAGTGggggagagaagagaagggtcAGCATTGCTCTTGAAATCCTGATGAGGCCCAGACTGCTCTTTCTTGACGAACCAACTAGTGGACTTGACAG TGCTTCAGCTTTCTTTGTCACTCAGACCCTCCGCGGCTTATCTAGAGATGGCAGAACTGTCATTGCTTCAATACACCAGCCTAGCAGTGAAGTTTTTGAGCTTTTTGATAGACTGTACTTGCTTTCAGGAGGCAAAACTGTTTACTTCGGTCAGGTTTCAGAGGCATACGAG TTCTTTGCACAAGCTGGCTTTCCCTGCCCTGCTTTGAGGAACCCTTCTGATCATTTCCTTAGGTGCATCAATTCTGACTTCGACAAAGTGAAGGCTACTTTGAAAGGGTCCATGAAACTGCGG TTTGAGGCAAGTGATGATCCTCTGGAGAAGATAACCACGGCTGAAGCTATCAGAACTCTGGTTGATCACTATCGAACTTCTCAGTACTGTTATGCAGCAAGAGAAAAAGTCGAGGAGATATCCAAAGTT AGAGGAAATGTGCTAGAAGCAGGAGGGAGCCAGGCTAGTTTCTTGATGCAGGCCTTTACTTTAACAAAGCGTTCGTTCATCAACATGTCAAGGGACTTTGGGTATTACTGGCTTCGACTAGTGATTTATATTGTGGTCACTGTCTGCATTGGAACTATCTATCTCAACGTGGGGACGGGTTACAACTCTATACTG GCAAGAGGGTCGTGTGCCTCATTTGTCTTTGGTTTCGTCACGTTCATGTCAATTGGCGGGTTTCCTTCCTTTGTAGAGGAAatgaag GTCTTCCAAAGAGAAAGGCTAAATGGGCACTATGGCGTGGTCGCATTCGTGATTAGCAACACCATTTCTGCAATGCCGTTCCTGATAATGATAACTTTTATTTCTGGAACTGTTTGTTATTTCATGGTCCGCCTTCATCCAGGATTTGAACATTATGTTTTCTTCGTGCTGTGCCTTTATGCGAGTGTCACCGTAGTTGAAAGCTTGATGATGACCATAGCCAGCATTGTCCCTAATTTCCTCATGGGCATCATCATTGGGGCTGGAATTCAG GGAATATTCATGCTAGTGTCTGGGTACTTTAGGCTCCCAAATGACATACCAAAGCCTGTGTGGAGATACCCAATGTCGTACATTAGCTTCCACTTCTGGGCTCTACAG GGACAAtaccaaaatgatttgaaaggaTTGCTGTTCGACAACCAATCGCCTGATCTTCCCAAGATACCTGGCGAGTACATACTGGAAAACATATTCCAGATTGATGTGCACCGGTCCAAATGGGTAGATCTCAGCGTCATTTTCAGTATGATTGTCATCTACCGCATCATCTTCTTTTTCATGATCAAGATCAGTGAGGATATCACCCCTTGGATCAGGGGTTACAATGCAAAGAGAAGAATGCAGCAGAAGAATGGAACTCAAAACACAACAGTTGCTCCAGATGGTCTCATCCACTCACCTTCTCTGAGGAACTATGTTGCCGATCGTCCGACTCCGATGTAG
- the LOC118048498 gene encoding uncharacterized protein gives MVGTSGRERSSWSVLMPSATQQQHHSNLERFLQCVAPTPPSKFLPQSCMHDLNSLWQPLGTKDMVEYFTLGDLWDCYDEWSAYGAGTQVALSSGETIRQYYVPYLSAIQIYSNKSVVASRNSREYNDVVELESDSWSDDSMSEKLSRSPSNNSSKTWDTISEDSSYDHEGCLSMRDKLGYLYFQYFEISSPYWRVPLMEKVTELSRNNPGLMTLKNVDLSPASWMAVAWYPIYHIPSQGNDKDLSTCFLTYHTLSSSFQDCVNGDDDIEANGAGSEQKGEGHVQNGDISLPPFGLATYKMQGGLWINPETSDDERMVFLESAAGSWLKQLNVHHHDYNFFTSCHCTM, from the exons ATGGTGGGCACGAGCGGTAGAGAAAGGTCATCGTGGTCCGTGTTGATGCCTTCGGCAACCCAGCAGCAGCACCACTCCAATCTTGAACGCTTTCTTCAATGTGTAGCTCCAACTCCTCCTTCTAAATTCCTTCCTCAG AGCTGCATGCATGATCTAAATAGCTTATGGCAACCACTTGGTACCAAGGATATGGTTGAATATTTCACTTTGGGAGATTTATGGGATTGCTATGATGAGTGGAGTGCGTATGGTGCTGGCACCCAAGTAGCGTTGAGCAGCGGTGAGACCATTAGGCAATATTATGTTCCTTACCTATCAGCCATTCAGATTTACAGCAATAAGTCAGTGGTGGCTTCCAG GAACTCAAGAGAGTATAATGATGTTGTCGAACTTGAAAGTGATTCTTGGAGCGATGACAGCATGAGCGAGAAACTGTCCAGGTCTCCAAGCAACAATTCCAGCAAGACATGGGATACCATTTCCGAGGATTCCAGCTATGACCATGAGGGTTGTTTGTCAATGAGGGATAAACTTGGCTATCTCTACTTTCAGTACTTCGAGATATCTTCTCCTTACTGGAGGGTTCCTCTTATggaaaag GTAACTGAATTATCCAGGAATAATCCGGGATTGATGACCCTTAAGAATGTGGATCTTTCTCCAGCAAGTTGGATGGCAGTTGCTTG GTACCCCATTTATCATATTCCATCTCAGGGAAATGATAAGGACTTGTCAACGTGCTTCTTGACTTATCATACACTGTCATCATCATTCCAAG ATTGTGTCAATGGGGATGATGACATTGAAGCAAATGGAGCAGGAAGTGAGCAGAAGGGAGAAGGCCACGTACAAAATGGTGATATTTCCCTTCCCCCGTTTGGTCTGGCCACGTACAAAATGCAAGGGGGTCTTTGGATAAACCCAGAGACATCTGATGATGAAAGAATGGTCTTTCTTGAAAGTGCTGCTGGTTCCTGGTTGAAGCAGCTAAATGTCCACCACCATGATTATAACTTTTTTACCAGCTGTCACTGCACCATGTAA